In the genome of Mangifera indica cultivar Alphonso chromosome 9, CATAS_Mindica_2.1, whole genome shotgun sequence, the window caaaaattttaataaaattaaattacatttaatgctcattttaaaaaatatcaaagttgGAGAAGACTACCTGGAATTTATCAAGCAATAAGtacaaaattttactttttgcTAATAATATCTGCCTATacaataaatttcattaaataagcAATAAGCTAGATGATCTTTCCTCATTTCTGCAAAGTaagataaaaactttaaatatagaCAGGAAAACGACCCAAACAAGAAGTGCTTGACatttcaaagtttcaaaatactaaaatttgCAACCACGGATCATTTccattttattcataaattcatTATGGGTAATAGtgtatttgtcaaattttcaaacaatgaGGATTGCATGGGTTTATTGGTAAAGTTTTCAACATTGCAAGGGTAAGGCACAATAGGTCTGAAatccaaaaatatatcaaataaaccaaactttaaaaagttcaaaggactattttccacccaagttttgatgaaatgacaaatatacacttatgacagatgaaaaacccaaatatccCCCTAAGTTTTTGTCCGTTAAGATACATCCATAAGTTTTCTGTTAGACGGTTAAGAggttaaataatcattttattagtaatattaaaataattaaaattatatatcatttttccttgttaatttgaaaaactaacaatttcacttaggattaagttttgaaaaattcatttttcctcCTAGGATACCAAACCTGAAATCCGACCACTTTTGCTGGCGAACAACGACTGTACAACGAATGAAGAAGTCATTGTCGTCCAGAGGACTCTATTGTCTAGAGATCTAGAAGACTCTATCATCTAGAGATATAGACGACGTTCATCGTCCAACAAAGTTCGGGATCTTCGACCACTGTTAGTAGGCAGATGGAGGTGTGAAGAAGAAACGTAGGGATTTGAGAGGGGgtaaagtcacttttcaaagttgaggtcaggagtgaaatgttaattttcaaaacttgagggaaaaataagaaaaaattatatattttttaatattattatttaatgatgattttactcttatatttaacgataattttaatagaagtttaGGGATGagtaagtgtttaagtttttatttattacaggtgtgttttttaaattgaactcaaatttaggTGGGAAATGGTCCTTTGCCCTTTAAAAAACTTGAAATCTAAAAAGATAActatatttaaatatgttagACCTAGTACAATATAGCAAGTTGACAAGCTAAATAAATGCAtcaaatttcacatcaattatacaaaaattgtaaataaatcaTTTAGTAATGATAAATAACCTTTTTACATTTgacttttttgaaaatttaaatagaattaaaatgtATAAGAAATAGTAGATTGGCTTTAAATTATAGCctaacaaatttgaaaacttacgATCTATTTTCTTTGCCTAAAATCCTTAATGTTGGGTTTGCGTTTGGGTTCACTCATGATGGGTCAAcccaattcataatttaattaattgtcatgAATAGTTGGGAACAGTTTAGGTGGTGGTTGCATAGTAGTTGGACACAAATTTAATGTCCCAAAAGCTGTCGTATTTTCAATGAATATTGctaaaaaaacagaagaataaAAACATCAAAATACAATATCAAGGTTATTTTGAGGATTTAAGTAAAAGTTAATAGTAGAATCTCCTATGTActaagtgttttatcactcactttTCTAGTTTCATGTGTATAGATACAAGTGATCGTGAAAGTTATGGAATGAGTGGTGGTCAATGCATGTAGAGCCATGAGGGCATTTACgtcattttagttttattctttGATGGTTCTTATTCATGTATTTGACCACACATTAtgattctttttgtttatgttttgagTTAAAGACATCTTGTTCATGCTTCtgacatatatttttataagggcatttatgtcatttttaagttttgacAAATAAGGTtttattcaatcattttataagttttctgctatgttttaataaatgaaatgcTCAAAAGGTCAATTTAGTGACATCTTCCTCTAAAGGACAATACTTCTAGAGGTGGTGTTAcattaactaaattaattttcattcataatacTTCACAAGTTTTAACTAATGGTGTAAATAAAAAGGTAGATAAAATTGAACCAACTTCTTGTGAAGAAGCATCACAAAGTTCTAAATGGCGAGATACAATGAAAAAATAGCTGAGAGTCTCATATGATAACAAAACTTGGAGTCTTGTGGGGAAGAAAGCAATTGGATAGAAATAGGtcttcaaaataaaatacaattcgAGTGACACAGTTGAAAGATACAAGGTTAGACTTGTTGCAAAAAGGTACAACAAAGTGGAAAGACTTGATTACAATGAAACATTCACTTTAGTAGCAAAATTCACAAATGTTAAATGTCTTATTGTAATAGCTACAATCAAAGGATGCGAATTGCATCAACTTGATATTAACAATGCATTCCTCAATGGAGATTTAGATGAAGATGTTTTTATGAAAGTGCCACAAGGATTATGCATCAAGGACAAGGGAGTTGTTTGTAAACTTCATAAGTCCTTATATAGACTCAAGTAGGCCTCTAGGCAATGGTTTGGTAAGCTTTCTAAAGCTTTATTGCCTTACAGTCTCAAGCAAAACATCTTAGATAACTTACTTTTTACCATAACCAAAGGGCATAGTAGGATGGTGGTGTTAATGTTTGTAGATGATTTAATTGTTGTAggagataataaataatattatacacaattcaagaattatttgcAAAGTTGTTTTCATATTAAAGATTTAAAACCATTCAGTTATTTTCTTGGTCTAGAAGTTAAAAGGACAAAAAAGAGAATATATCTAAATCAGCAAAAATATGCCAAAGATATAATTTCTAAAGTTGCAATGGAGAATGTGAAATGTGCAAAAACAACTATTCCTCAATAACATGAAGGTGCATAAAGTTACTTGAAGGTGTATAAAGTTATAGAAGACTAGTTGAAAAACTTTTGTACTTGACATGGACTCGACTTGATTTGTCATATAGAGTCCATTTacaaagtcaatttttaaaaagtctAAGACAACCACACATGGACATGGCAAAATGGATTATTCGCTACATTAGCAAGACACCAGATTAAGAGATTTTTTACCCTAAAGCCAATAAGATAGTTTTAAGAGCATACTTTGATGCAAATTAGGCAACATGTTTGACCACTAGAAAATCAATAACATATTTTGTAACTTTTCTTGGAACTTCTCCATTGATTTAGTTATCTAAGAAATAACCTATGGTATCATTGTCATCCACAGAATTTGAATACAAGGCTATGGCAAAAATAACCAAACAAGTTGTATGGTTGACTTATGTCCTTAAAGATTTGTTTACAAAAGTTCCACAACTTGTAAGTTTGTTTTGTAATGATAAGTCAATTATGCACATTGCATCCCATTAAGTGTTCCATGAAAGAACTAAACACATTTAGTTGGATTGTTACTTCGTCAGAGAAAAGGGAAAAGCCAAGCTACTCAGTCTTGCATTTGTACCTTCTTATTGACAATTAGTTGATATATTTACAAAGGGACTCAGatataaacaatttcaaatctTCCGCGAGACATTGGCAACACTAGCTTAAGGGAGACATCTAACATGTGATTATCCACTTTTAGCAAACCATATTTGCTTCAATCACAATAGGCTTGAGGGAGACTCTTGAAGTGTGGATATTCCGAATTAATTATTAGATCAATTATGGATATTCTAAATCAATTACTAAGATCAAGTGCATCAAGTGTGGATATTATGAATCAATTATTGAGATGAAGTaatgatattataaatattttgctAAAATCATGAGATATTCTAAAATTGAGAGATAAGATCAATTTTGTATATTAATCAAGCATTTTCCTTTTATtgtaaggccaaaggactatttcccacccaaggtatgcgcatttctcaagtttccccccattaactttgacaATCCCATTTATCCACCTGTGCATggttaaaactaacaatttcaaaggtaaaatcgttattttatctgtattataaaaaataaacttaaatttgatttatttgccccccctaaaccctaaaaactaataatttcaccccaacccaagttttaaaaaatagcatttccccCCATAGGACTTCCAGTTTTCAGAGTGCATTTTTTCggtgtcgtttcttcctcttcggCGACCTCCAAGCCACGACTCTTCCTCTTCGGCATGGTCTTCTTCCGATGGCTCTCTTGGGAGAGGTGATCGATGAAGACAAGTTATCGTCGATCACTGCTCTTAGGAGAGCCGCCAGAAGAAGACCGTGCCGAAGAGGAAGAGCCGTCGCCTAAAGGTCcgcggagaggaagaaacggcACCAAAAAAAAGCACTCTGAAAACTGGAAACCCTAGGGgcgaaaatgttgttttttaaaacttgggttgggggtgaaattattagtttttagggtttaggggggaaaaatgatataactaactgactcaattaattttaacagctcattggtgggtaaatgagattttcaaagttaatggggggaaacttgagaaatgcgcatattttgggtgggaaatagtcctttggccttattgtAACATAGTTTTAACAAGATAGTTAACTGTTTAGCCTTGTATTTAGGAAATTAgttaagaatatttttgtttttgtatatatattaattgttatatcAATTCGAATAAGTGAATAATAGAAATCATTCTTTTTCAATCcataaagaaattttcaaaaattggcTATCATCAATGTCACAACTATTCACTTTCAGATGCTCGGTTGTACATCGAATTTAAAATTTGCGATGTGatacaatatttatattgtcTACGTGATAGGTTGGTGAAAGGATATACACTCTCCATTTACAACCATATATCAAACTAGAATTCATATCCTTTAGAACACTTAGTTATCTATCAATCACAAATGTGGGTGTTACAAacagagagaaagaagatggaaaaaggaaagaaataaagaaagatgaagagttttCCCTTttattgtagttttttttttgggggggggtgGGTGTGGTTGGGGTGTGGTGTGCgtggtgtgtgtgtgtgtgtgtgtggcgGGGGTGTGGTTAACATAGTTAGattttggagaaaaaaattgatttatatttaaaggtaTATTATACCAACAAATCCAAGGATGCTACAAATCTGAACCGTACGCTAGAATATAATACTCTCGTATCCAAACACAGGTAAACATTCTGAAAACCCTAGTCGTCCCCcctttataaacaaaatttcgtTCTTTCACCCGGAGTTGTTGTGAAGCGCTCATCTTCTGGCTTCTGCATTTGAAAATTAAAGCAACCAAGTATCAACATGGTGGCCGCCAAGAAGACCGTAATCTCTCTTTctggatttttatttattattattatttttgtgttttaggaaataaaaaatCAGGATTGTGATCGGAAGatcattgtttgttttgttgtgTGGAATTTGCAGAAGAAGACTCATGAGAGCATCAACAACAGGTTGGCGCTCGTCATGAAGAGTGGCAAATACACTTTGGGCTACAAGACTGTCCTTAAATCCCTTAGGAACTCCAAGGGTATCTtatgttttacctttttatttctttcttttcagaTCTTGAACTCGCTTTACTTAAATTTCAGTTGGATTTTATTGATGGAAAAGCGATTAGTTTTTATATTACACATAcgtatttctatttttattgacATTTCGattgaaattgatttattttagcataaattgtgtatcaaacaCTTGTTTCATTTGATGTTTGCTGAGAGTTctgtttgaattaattaattaattaataattatttgcaGGGAAGCTGATCATTATTGCAAACAATTGCCCACCCCTAAGGAAGTCTGAAATTGAGTATTACGCTATGTTGGCCAAGGTTGGAGTTCACCACTACAATGGGAGTAagtttgttaactttttttttaacactaTTTTTTGCTCGAAGTTCTTTGTAGTTATGGTTTTTAATTATACATAGCATTTGAggtttttatttatcaaatttgtaTCATAAATGAAGAATTTGAATTATTCTGGTTTCTTTGAGtcgtattttattttatttattttttatcatgtagaCCATGGTTGGATTTTAATGGAGATGATGTTTCAGATGAGCTATATTTATTCCTTGCATATtgtgtttttaatatattgtaatgctatatttattgtttgaaagtttaatattgttttgagctcaagcttaagAGGTGT includes:
- the LOC123225097 gene encoding 60S ribosomal protein L30, with the translated sequence MVAAKKTKKTHESINNRLALVMKSGKYTLGYKTVLKSLRNSKGKLIIIANNCPPLRKSEIEYYAMLAKVGVHHYNGNNVDLGTACGKYYRVCCLSIIDAGDSDIIKSMPGDH